Proteins encoded in a region of the Geoanaerobacter pelophilus genome:
- the flgG gene encoding flagellar basal-body rod protein FlgG, whose amino-acid sequence MIRALWTAASGMQAQQTNIDVVANNLANVNTAGFKKSRADFQDLMYQNLKTTGAPSTNTTQIPSGIQIGLGTKVAAVTKLFTPGNVNQTGNELDIAIEGEGFFQVQMPDGSTAYTRSGTWKKDSQGRVVTSDGYPMTPEIVVPNNATQITIGNDGTVSVMQSGQNTPTNVGTIQLATFSNPTGLSSLGKNLFVNTDASGAATTGTAGQNGVGTLAQGFLEMSNVSVMEEMVQMIIGQRAYETNSKAVQAADEMLQQANNLKR is encoded by the coding sequence ATGATACGCGCACTGTGGACAGCAGCATCAGGCATGCAGGCCCAGCAGACCAATATCGATGTGGTTGCCAACAACCTCGCCAACGTGAATACGGCCGGCTTCAAGAAGAGCCGGGCGGATTTCCAGGATCTCATGTACCAGAACCTCAAAACAACCGGGGCTCCTTCGACCAATACCACCCAGATCCCCTCTGGTATCCAGATCGGCCTCGGCACCAAGGTGGCGGCAGTAACCAAGCTGTTTACCCCTGGCAATGTCAACCAGACCGGCAATGAGCTCGACATCGCCATCGAAGGAGAAGGGTTCTTCCAGGTGCAGATGCCGGACGGCTCTACTGCTTACACCCGCTCAGGCACATGGAAAAAGGACAGTCAGGGTCGGGTTGTTACCTCGGATGGCTATCCGATGACGCCGGAGATTGTTGTCCCTAACAATGCCACCCAGATTACGATCGGTAACGACGGGACAGTATCGGTCATGCAGTCCGGCCAGAACACCCCGACCAATGTCGGCACCATCCAGCTGGCAACGTTTTCCAATCCAACCGGGCTGTCAAGCTTGGGGAAAAACCTCTTTGTGAACACTGACGCCTCAGGTGCGGCCACAACCGGGACCGCCGGGCAGAACGGCGTCGGTACCCTTGCCCAGGGGTTCCTTGAGATGAGCAATGTCAGCGTCATGGAAGAGATGGTCCAGATGATCATTGGCCAGCGCGCCTATGAAACCAATTCCAAGGCGGTCCAGGCTGCTGATGAGATGCTGCAGCAGGCCAACAACCTCAAACGGTAG